Proteins encoded by one window of Astatotilapia calliptera chromosome 13, fAstCal1.2, whole genome shotgun sequence:
- the LOC113035101 gene encoding lectin-like has protein sequence MSKNSISTNQELRKGESLVSVNGNFKAILQEDGNFVVYKWSPIWATATNGKNPARLLLQSDSNLVLYTQDDKPVWSSGTAINADIRTMRLTLTNDGRLVVTRNGAQIWSS, from the exons ATGAGTAAGAACTCCATCAGCACTAACCAGGAGCTGCGTAAAGGCGAGTCCCTCGTCAGTGTAAATGGAAACTTCAAAGCCATCCTACAG GAAGATGGCAACTTTGTCGTCTACAAGTGGTCTCCTATCTGGGCCACAGCCACAAACGGCAAAAACCCTGCGCGGCTCCTCCTGCAGTCGGATTCCAACCTGGTCCTGTACACCCAGGACGATAAACCAGTTTGGAGCTCTGGAACCGCCATTAACGCCGACATCAGGACGATGCGCCTGACCCTGACCAACGATGGTCGTCTGGTTGTTACAAGGAATGGAGCACAAATCTGGAGCTCTTAA
- the LOC113034478 gene encoding uncharacterized protein LOC113034478 isoform X2 yields MFLFGRSASRCGRSASRCGRSASRCGRSVSRCGRYLSRCGRYVSFWSFCVSLWSFCVCLWSFSVSLWSLFVSLWSFCFFLVVLRLVVVVMFLCGRSASLCGRSASLCGRSASLCGRSASLCGRSASLCGRSASRCGRSASLCGRSASVCGRSVSRCGRYVSFWSFCLFVVVLRLFVVVQRLVVVVICLVVVVMFLFGRSASLCGRSVSLWSFCVCLWSFCVCLWSFCVSLWSFCVSLWSFCVSLWSFCFFLVVLRLVVVVLRLVVVVMFLFGRYVSFWSFCVSLWSFCVSLWSFCFFLVVLRLFVVVLRLFVVVLRLFVVVLRLFVVVLRLFVVVLRLFVVVLRLFVVVMFLFGRSASRCGRYVSFWSFCVSLWSFCVSLWSFCVSLWSLCFFLVVLRLFVVVLRLFVVVLRLFVVVMFLFGRSASRCGRSASRCGCSASRCGRSASRCGCSASRCGRSASLCGLLVSAAQRRSEKR; encoded by the exons atgtttctttttggtcGTTCTGCGTCTCGTTGTGGTCGTTCTGCGTCTCGTTGTGGTCGTTCTGCGTCTCGTTGTGGTCGTTCTGTGTCTCGTTGTGGTCGTTATTTGTCTCGTTGTGGTCgttatgtttctttttggtcGTTCTGCGTCTCTTTGTGGTCGTTCTGCGTCTGTTTGTGGTCGTTCAGCGTCTCGTTGTGGTCGTTATTTGTCTCGTTGTGGTCgttctgtttctttttggtcGTTCTGCGTCTCGTTGTGGTCGTTATGTTTCTTTGTGGTCGTTCTGCGTCTCTTTGTGGTCGTTCTGCGTCTCTTTGTGGTCGTTCTGCGTCTCTTTGTGGTCGTTCTGCGTCTCTTTGTGGTCGTTCTGCGTCTCTTTGTGGTCGTTCTGCGTCTCGTTGTGGTCGTTCTGCGTCTCTTTGTGGTCGTTCTGCGTCTGTTTGTGGTCGTTCAGTGTCTCGTTGTGGTCgttatgtttctttttggtcGTTCTGTCTCTTTGTGGTCGTTCTGCGTCTGTTTGTGGTCGTTCAGCGTCTCGTTGTGGTCGTTATTTGTCTCGTTGTGGTCgttatgtttctttttggtcGTTCTGCGTCTCTTTGTGGTCGTTCTGTCTCTTTGTGGTCGTTCTGCGTCTGTTTGTGGTCGTTCTGCGTCTGTTTGTGGTCGTTTTGCGTCTCGTTGTGGTCGTTCTGCGTCTCGTTGTGGTCGTTCTGCGTCTCTTTGTGGTCgttctgtttctttttggtcGTTCTGCGTCTCGTTGTGGTCGTTCTGCGTCTCGTTGTGGTCgttatgtttctttttggtcgttatgtttctttttggtcGTTCTGCGTCTCTTTGTGGTCGTTCTGCGTCTCTTTGTGGTCgttctgtttctttttggtcGTTCTGCGTCTCTTTGTGGTCGTTCTGCGTCTCTTTGTGGTCGTTCTGCGTCTCTTTGTGGTCGTTCTGCGTCTCTTTGTGGTCGTTCTGCGTCTCTTTGTGGTCGTTCTGCGTCTCTTTGTGGTCGTTCTGCGTCTCTTTGTGGTCgttatgtttctttttggtcGTTCTGCGTCTCGTTGTGGTCgttatgtttctttttggtcGTTCTGCGTCTCGTTGTGGTCGTTCTGCGTCTCTTTGTGGTCGTTCTGCGTCTCTTTGTGGTCgttatgtttctttttggtcGTTCTGCGTCTCTTTGTGGTCGTTCTGCGTCTCTTTGTGGTCGTTCTGCGTCTCTTTGTGGTCgttatgtttctttttggtcGTTCTGCGTCTCGTTGTGGTCGTTCTGCGTCTCGTTGTGGTTGTTCTGCGTCTCGTTGTGGTCGTTCTGCGTCTCGTTGTGGTTGTTCTGCGTCTCGTTGTGGTCGTTCTGCGTCTCTTTGTG GTCTCCTGGTCTCGGCGGCACAGCGAAGGTCAGAGAAGCGCTGA
- the LOC113034478 gene encoding uncharacterized protein LOC113034478 isoform X3, which translates to MFLFGRSASLCGRSASLCGRSASLCGRSASLCGRSASRCGRSASLCGRSASVCGRSVSRCGRYVSFWSFCLFVVVLRLFVVVQRLVVVVICLVVVVMFLFGRSASLCGRSVSLWSFCVCLWSFCVCLWSFCVSLWSFCVSLWSFCVSLWSFCFFLVVLRLVVVVLRLVVVVMFLFGRYVSFWSFCVSLWSFCVSLWSFCFFLVVLRLFVVVLRLFVVVLRLFVVVLRLFVVVLRLFVVVLRLFVVVLRLFVVVMFLFGRSASRCGRYVSFWSFCVSLWSFCVSLWSFCVSLWSLCFFLVVLRLFVVVLRLFVVVLRLFVVVMFLFGRSASRCGRSASRCGCSASRCGRSASRCGCSASRCGRSASLCGRYVSFWSFCVSLWSFCVSLWSFCVSLWLFCVSLWSPGLGGTAKVREALMLTGISVSIVGSF; encoded by the exons atgtttctttttg GTCGTTCTGCGTCTCTTTGTGGTCGTTCTGCGTCTCTTTGTGGTCGTTCTGCGTCTCTTTGTGGTCGTTCTGCGTCTCTTTGTGGTCGTTCTGCGTCTCGTTGTGGTCGTTCTGCGTCTCTTTGTGGTCGTTCTGCGTCTGTTTGTGGTCGTTCAGTGTCTCGTTGTGGTCgttatgtttctttttggtcGTTCTGTCTCTTTGTGGTCGTTCTGCGTCTGTTTGTGGTCGTTCAGCGTCTCGTTGTGGTCGTTATTTGTCTCGTTGTGGTCgttatgtttctttttggtcGTTCTGCGTCTCTTTGTGGTCGTTCTGTCTCTTTGTGGTCGTTCTGCGTCTGTTTGTGGTCGTTCTGCGTCTGTTTGTGGTCGTTTTGCGTCTCGTTGTGGTCGTTCTGCGTCTCGTTGTGGTCGTTCTGCGTCTCTTTGTGGTCgttctgtttctttttggtcGTTCTGCGTCTCGTTGTGGTCGTTCTGCGTCTCGTTGTGGTCgttatgtttctttttggtcgttatgtttctttttggtcGTTCTGCGTCTCTTTGTGGTCGTTCTGCGTCTCTTTGTGGTCgttctgtttctttttggtcGTTCTGCGTCTCTTTGTGGTCGTTCTGCGTCTCTTTGTGGTCGTTCTGCGTCTCTTTGTGGTCGTTCTGCGTCTCTTTGTGGTCGTTCTGCGTCTCTTTGTGGTCGTTCTGCGTCTCTTTGTGGTCGTTCTGCGTCTCTTTGTGGTCgttatgtttctttttggtcGTTCTGCGTCTCGTTGTGGTCgttatgtttctttttggtcGTTCTGCGTCTCGTTGTGGTCGTTCTGCGTCTCTTTGTGGTCGTTCTGCGTCTCTTTGTGGTCgttatgtttctttttggtcGTTCTGCGTCTCTTTGTGGTCGTTCTGCGTCTCTTTGTGGTCGTTCTGCGTCTCTTTGTGGTCgttatgtttctttttggtcGTTCTGCGTCTCGTTGTGGTCGTTCTGCGTCTCGTTGTGGTTGTTCTGCGTCTCGTTGTGGTCGTTCTGCGTCTCGTTGTGGTTGTTCTGCGTCTCGTTGTGGTCGTTCTGCGTCTCTTTGTGGTCgttatgtttctttttggtcGTTCTGCGTCTCGTTGTGGTCGTTCTGCGTCTCGTTGTGGTCGTTCTGCGTCTCGTTGTGGTTGTTCTGCGTCTCTTTGTGGTCTCCTGGTCTCGGCGGCACAGCGAAGGTCAGAGAAGCGCTGATGCTAACGGGCATCAGTGTTAGCATAGTAGGGTCGTTTTAG
- the LOC113034478 gene encoding uncharacterized protein LOC113034478 isoform X1, producing the protein MFLFGRSASRCGRSASRCGRSASRCGRSVSRCGRYLSRCGRYVSFWSFCVSLWSFCVCLWSFSVSLWSLFVSLWSFCFFLVVLRLVVVVMFLCGRSASLCGRSASLCGRSASLCGRSASLCGRSASLCGRYVSFWSFCLFVVVLRLFVVVQRLVVVVICLVVVVMFLFGRSASLCGRSVSLWSFCVCLWSFCVCLWSFCVSLWSFCVSLWSFCVSLWSFCFFLVVLRLVVVVLRLVVVVMFLFGRYVSFWSFCVSLWSFCVSLWSFCFFLVVLRLFVVVLRLFVVVLRLFVVVLRLFVVVLRLFVVVLRLFVVVLRLFVVVMFLFGRSASRCGRYVSFWSFCVSLWSFCVSLWSFCVSLWSLCFFLVVLRLFVVVLRLFVVVLRLFVVVMFLFGRSASRCGRSASRCGCSASRCGRSASRCGCSASRCGRSASLCGRYVSFWSFCVSLWSFCVSLWSFCVSLWLFCVSLWSPGLGGTAKVREALMLTGISVSIVGSF; encoded by the exons atgtttctttttggtcGTTCTGCGTCTCGTTGTGGTCGTTCTGCGTCTCGTTGTGGTCGTTCTGCGTCTCGTTGTGGTCGTTCTGTGTCTCGTTGTGGTCGTTATTTGTCTCGTTGTGGTCgttatgtttctttttggtcGTTCTGCGTCTCTTTGTGGTCGTTCTGCGTCTGTTTGTGGTCGTTCAGCGTCTCGTTGTGGTCGTTATTTGTCTCGTTGTGGTCgttctgtttctttttggtcGTTCTGCGTCTCGTTGTGGTCGTTATGTTTCTTTGTGGTCGTTCTGCGTCTCTTTGTGGTCGTTCTGCGTCTCTTTGTGGTCGTTCTGCGTCTCTTTGTGGTCGTTCTGCGTCTCTTTGTGGTCGTTCTGCGTCTCTTTGTG GTCgttatgtttctttttggtcGTTCTGTCTCTTTGTGGTCGTTCTGCGTCTGTTTGTGGTCGTTCAGCGTCTCGTTGTGGTCGTTATTTGTCTCGTTGTGGTCgttatgtttctttttggtcGTTCTGCGTCTCTTTGTGGTCGTTCTGTCTCTTTGTGGTCGTTCTGCGTCTGTTTGTGGTCGTTCTGCGTCTGTTTGTGGTCGTTTTGCGTCTCGTTGTGGTCGTTCTGCGTCTCGTTGTGGTCGTTCTGCGTCTCTTTGTGGTCgttctgtttctttttggtcGTTCTGCGTCTCGTTGTGGTCGTTCTGCGTCTCGTTGTGGTCgttatgtttctttttggtcgttatgtttctttttggtcGTTCTGCGTCTCTTTGTGGTCGTTCTGCGTCTCTTTGTGGTCgttctgtttctttttggtcGTTCTGCGTCTCTTTGTGGTCGTTCTGCGTCTCTTTGTGGTCGTTCTGCGTCTCTTTGTGGTCGTTCTGCGTCTCTTTGTGGTCGTTCTGCGTCTCTTTGTGGTCGTTCTGCGTCTCTTTGTGGTCGTTCTGCGTCTCTTTGTGGTCgttatgtttctttttggtcGTTCTGCGTCTCGTTGTGGTCgttatgtttctttttggtcGTTCTGCGTCTCGTTGTGGTCGTTCTGCGTCTCTTTGTGGTCGTTCTGCGTCTCTTTGTGGTCgttatgtttctttttggtcGTTCTGCGTCTCTTTGTGGTCGTTCTGCGTCTCTTTGTGGTCGTTCTGCGTCTCTTTGTGGTCgttatgtttctttttggtcGTTCTGCGTCTCGTTGTGGTCGTTCTGCGTCTCGTTGTGGTTGTTCTGCGTCTCGTTGTGGTCGTTCTGCGTCTCGTTGTGGTTGTTCTGCGTCTCGTTGTGGTCGTTCTGCGTCTCTTTGTGGTCgttatgtttctttttggtcGTTCTGCGTCTCGTTGTGGTCGTTCTGCGTCTCGTTGTGGTCGTTCTGCGTCTCGTTGTGGTTGTTCTGCGTCTCTTTGTGGTCTCCTGGTCTCGGCGGCACAGCGAAGGTCAGAGAAGCGCTGATGCTAACGGGCATCAGTGTTAGCATAGTAGGGTCGTTTTAG
- the LOC113034478 gene encoding uncharacterized protein LOC113034478 isoform X4, with product MFLFGRSASLCGRSASVCGRSASRCGRYLSRCGRSVSFWSFCVSLWSLCFFVVVLRLFVVVLRLFVVVLRLFVVVLRLFVVVLRLFVVVLRLVVVVLRLFVVVLRLFVVVQCLVVVVMFLFGRSVSLWSFCVCLWSFSVSLWSLFVSLWSLCFFLVVLRLFVVVLSLCGRSASVCGRSASVCGRFASRCGRSASRCGRSASLCGRSVSFWSFCVSLWSFCVSLWSLCFFLVVMFLFGRSASLCGRSASLCGRSVSFWSFCVSLWSFCVSLWSFCVSLWSFCVSLWSFCVSLWSFCVSLWSFCVSLWSLCFFLVVLRLVVVVMFLFGRSASRCGRSASLCGRSASLCGRYVSFWSFCVSLWSFCVSLWSFCVSLWSLCFFLVVLRLVVVVLRLVVVVLRLVVVVLRLVVVVLRLVVVVLRLFVVVMFLFGRSASRCGRSASRCGRSASRCGCSASLCGLLVSAAQRRSEKR from the coding sequence atgtttctttttggtcGTTCTGCGTCTCTTTGTGGTCGTTCTGCGTCTGTTTGTGGTCGTTCAGCGTCTCGTTGTGGTCGTTATTTGTCTCGTTGTGGTCgttctgtttctttttggtcGTTCTGCGTCTCGTTGTGGTCGTTATGTTTCTTTGTGGTCGTTCTGCGTCTCTTTGTGGTCGTTCTGCGTCTCTTTGTGGTCGTTCTGCGTCTCTTTGTGGTCGTTCTGCGTCTCTTTGTGGTCGTTCTGCGTCTCTTTGTGGTCGTTCTGCGTCTCGTTGTGGTCGTTCTGCGTCTCTTTGTGGTCGTTCTGCGTCTGTTTGTGGTCGTTCAGTGTCTCGTTGTGGTCgttatgtttctttttggtcGTTCTGTCTCTTTGTGGTCGTTCTGCGTCTGTTTGTGGTCGTTCAGCGTCTCGTTGTGGTCGTTATTTGTCTCGTTGTGGTCgttatgtttctttttggtcGTTCTGCGTCTCTTTGTGGTCGTTCTGTCTCTTTGTGGTCGTTCTGCGTCTGTTTGTGGTCGTTCTGCGTCTGTTTGTGGTCGTTTTGCGTCTCGTTGTGGTCGTTCTGCGTCTCGTTGTGGTCGTTCTGCGTCTCTTTGTGGTCgttctgtttctttttggtcGTTCTGCGTCTCGTTGTGGTCGTTCTGCGTCTCGTTGTGGTCgttatgtttctttttggtcgttatgtttctttttggtcGTTCTGCGTCTCTTTGTGGTCGTTCTGCGTCTCTTTGTGGTCgttctgtttctttttggtcGTTCTGCGTCTCTTTGTGGTCGTTCTGCGTCTCTTTGTGGTCGTTCTGCGTCTCTTTGTGGTCGTTCTGCGTCTCTTTGTGGTCGTTCTGCGTCTCTTTGTGGTCGTTCTGCGTCTCTTTGTGGTCGTTCTGCGTCTCTTTGTGGTCgttatgtttctttttggtcGTTCTGCGTCTCGTTGTGGTCgttatgtttctttttggtcGTTCTGCGTCTCGTTGTGGTCGTTCTGCGTCTCTTTGTGGTCGTTCTGCGTCTCTTTGTGGTCgttatgtttctttttggtcGTTCTGCGTCTCTTTGTGGTCGTTCTGCGTCTCTTTGTGGTCGTTCTGCGTCTCTTTGTGGTCgttatgtttctttttggtcGTTCTGCGTCTCGTTGTGGTCGTTCTGCGTCTCGTTGTGGTTGTTCTGCGTCTCGTTGTGGTCGTTCTGCGTCTCGTTGTGGTTGTTCTGCGTCTCGTTGTGGTCGTTCTGCGTCTCTTTGTGGTCgttatgtttctttttggtcGTTCTGCGTCTCGTTGTGGTCGTTCTGCGTCTCGTTGTGGTCGTTCTGCGTCTCGTTGTGGTTGTTCTGCGTCTCTTTGTGGTCTCCTGGTCTCGGCGGCACAGCGAAGGTCAGAGAAGCGCTGA